GGGGACACGGATTAGGATTGGATGGAAGCGCGCATGAAGCGGAATGCCGAGAAGGGTTACATGCAGTTGTGATAAGAGACTTGCTCGCTAATGTGAAGCCAAGTCAGGCAGTTTGGAAaaagtttttaaccgacttcgaCTCCCTAAAAGAGTACTCTTTTACTGTCAATGAGCGTAGTCTTGTTAGCGCTCGTCTGCCAGCTTTGCTTTTAGAAGACGCTCAGACAGACCCAAACAAACCTAAGTTGAAACAACTGCAGCACTTGCTGAATACTCTTACAGCTTATCGTATCCGGTATGATTGCTTTCCTGGTACGGTGGATACTATAGCGTCAGCTGTGAAGTGTTATTGGAATGCTGATGATGAGTTGCGAACAACTACAAACTGTTTACTCAGACAGCTATATGACGCTAAAGTGGCGAGAAAACAACTGATTAAAGAGTTTTTTGCAATATATCAGACAGATAGGTCTTATGTTAATGCACTGCGACATGATATATCTCTTCTGGAAGATATCGAAAACTTGAAAAAACTTATCGATGCTAGAAGTTTACAACACTACAGATTTTTTCAGAAACTGGCACTTTACTTTATGGAAAAAGGTGGTTTGGGAGAACGGTACCGCGATTTGCTAGAATATCGAGCAATTCTTAAGCCTGAAGAAACAGAAGCTAAGGAAAAAGCTTGTTTTTCAGAAGAACGTCAACTGGTAGCTAAGTCTCTGGCACTACTTTCAGGAATAAACTTTCCATCCCTTCTAAAAACTTTTGATGCTGCACCGCCTAAAACATCTAAGCGTCAACTGGCTGCCGCATTGAGAGCTAACGCACACCTTGTTAGACCAGCTTTTGACTTAAAATCCTTCGGATGGCGTAATGCAGGAGCAAAGGCTGTAGTTAATTGCGTAGCTATATGTAGACAAAACGAGGTAGAAGACTATCTTACAGAAGCTTTGTCCTGGGCACGCACGTTACGGCTAGCACTGGTTTTAGCGAGACGCTTGAATAAAGAATCGGCTGTATTCAAAGTATATTCTTCTGTAAGGCCTAACAAAGCACTTCAAGCGGTGTTGCAATACTTTCGTTATAAAGGAGACAAATCGGATCTATCTGTTTGGGAGATGGTGAAGTCTCGTATTTCAGAATCTAATGCTAGGCAGTTGCATTCATACTTAGAACTTGCCAAATTGGTACCTGAAGCTATTAAAGCTGAATACTGCTTTCTTGTCTTTTTAGCAACTAAAAAGCCTGTGCCTAATGATCGCTTTGTCAAGAGTGAAACGACGAAGAAAAAGAAGAGACCTGATGATTACGAAATACAGTGGAACGCTTTTTTGAAAGTCCCAGATGTTTTAGCAGAGTTGGACGAGAGATATATTTTCGACGTGAATGATGCtttactaaatgattatttcCCATTAGAGGCAAACGATTCTTATCAAGGCGAATGCACTTTTGTGTATATACAGATAATTGCTAAATTTCTTATTCTTAGTTCTACTGAAGATATGTCACAGGAAAGATTTCGGAAGGTCGGATTTCCATTACTCAATCAACTTGAAttgtcatgaaaaaaaaattgtcatatgGAGGGAGGTCTAGAAAAAGAATACCTTGAttattttctgttttacttaaaatacaatacaGCCTTCTTAAATCCTAAATACGTATCGTGTCTGCCCCTCTTAGAGAAAATTTCTGAATGGATGCACAGTTTTCTTCCTTTGGAGAAATGGTTCGGCAAATACGTTTCATTACATTTAACTATGATCTACTTTAAAACCGTCAGAATCTGCATTAATGAAAGCCCAGAGTTGTTCGAAGGAGCTAGAAAATTAAAAGGCGCTGCTATGTTAGGAACTATTTTTGGCAAATTTATAGCAAACGAGATAGAAGATTTGTGtacaaaatattttccaacaaTAACAGAACTGTATGCTTGGCACCTTGTGgattattttaacttgcatTTTTGTCGTGTTTTTGATGAAAGTGTAAACTATTTCATGGTAGCTGTCCTCAATGGGTTGATGGCGAAAAAGTCGCAAGCTTCATGCATTCTTGCAAATAATATTTTCCAGAAATTTCGAGATTGGTTAGTCAGTGATTATTTGGACGAAATTTTCAAAGCAAGCGATGTTAAAGAATTGCGTTTTGCTCGTGATATTGAATGATATACTATTTGTACATCgtatggggggtggaagtttggaTGGAGCATTCTGCAATCGACTATGATTATGACTTTAACGCGATCGATAATAAacgatattatgattatgacttTAACGCGATCGAATCCGCGGGAAAAATctactctgtaaatattgtagaAAACTTATTACATGTGggtatgtaaacaaataaaatacctaatctATGCAACTGTACATACTAAAGGCATTAAACATTCGTGTTACCTTTTTATGAAACTTGCGTTTCGGCTCGTGTAATATCACCACTCGTGTTTTAATGTCTCTCATTATGCACCAGtcatataaataactattactcaATGCAGTTTTATTTATAGTGGTTCGAGTATTTTCTAAATCAGTTTCCGACGTGCTGTGTCATTGTACTATGTattgtttatgtttaaatttacctacctatttgAATTACCATTCGATTAGCtcgaaataaattatttgattttcTAATAATTCTTATGTAAGGATTGTTAAAACAGTATTGTATTACTTATTTGTTTCAAACTTGGTAACCAACATTCTActtatgtttttatttgaaataaatacattttctcaaacatggtatgaaatattgatgttatgtgccttataattggcagcgaagtatgacgttgcaggtgcggctaggacgattgatagataatggaatttcatacaaaccttgcaggccaaggccggcaaagtcctcttttttaatttccaaacacagataattgtgacataacatccaggtatttagccaattaaaaaaaaaactataaggggctttatagacgtgccaactgcaactggtacgggccctagacaatatttgattttgggtgctttttgaatttttttttaactttttgtttttttataagcgtatacggggtatcaaaggggaacgaaaattcgattatttttgcgctacgacgcaccgtttaggagatacagccatccaaagttactattttcagtagactttatttatttcataccatgtttgagaaaagcactatacatacctcggcgggaaatgtcctttgtcccggcctctgtagtaatgtactattatttaccTATGTCAGTATTTCATACCTTAAAAGTGTTAAAACCGAAatcagacagacaaacacaatCACAGGACCATCAACTCCGATTATCAACTCCGGCAATATGTCATGAGTCATGACGTTCGATTTGGTTTTAGCTACTTAAATCGCGCGGTGTGTAGTGTGCTTAACGATGATGTCATTTTTCGTCCGCATCGAAGGGCGTTTCTCAGGTGTTTGTTGTGTTTAAGGTTGTGTTTTGATTTCACGTCGGTTGTTTATCGGTTATCTTATTATGGTGAACTGAAATTCATATTGGGGATTTAAGgtaaatattaatagttattatcAAATTTCAATCTTAAACATAGATTTCCTTAGTAATATAGTCAAATGTTAAATCTCTGAAATTCTACAAAAAGTATTGGTGGGCTGGCTAGTACAAATCATActgataaatataaaaaaaatatattgtaaaaagttCATCTGGGGGCAcagcagtgcccccgccaagtcgagcaaaatACCCCGTCTGGTAGTTATTTCAGTTATTTGTTCTACCTAATGActataaaatacctacttattagacagtacagtggttgactggtagagaatgcctcaaggcgttaagtccgctatttgtacttattttttatgtgcaataaagtattaaaaaaataagatatcttattatagttataataataggtcatattatttatacttactaataaaaataaatgacgccatttttaatttaagtattttgtaaTGTCAATGACAACACAAGcgttaaaattgaaaatatataATGTAGACGatcataattaatattttttagtataTTGCCatgattatatttaaaatataacagattttattaaaatgttagtTTTGAAATATACACTTG
This is a stretch of genomic DNA from Leguminivora glycinivorella isolate SPB_JAAS2020 chromosome 20, LegGlyc_1.1, whole genome shotgun sequence. It encodes these proteins:
- the LOC125237193 gene encoding uncharacterized protein LOC125237193, coding for MITSKILSGNLGDRHRNFNNLVHEAYLQNTPIPVQELCQESALERIFKIDLASKQKNVDYVTHNLKDDDMLYVSRALKSLWLLNPEHSNIINPSFLEYELFPQMTLPAVNKMRHWIQIHLKDTERCKEFYQFYKDRNFDVAAKFLWQCSKQYILSEFSDIIDKITPMLLKRLSEKAPQITKMYYDSLRHNEKILKYYLENDSKFFANVKYILKADADVFFYILENFFVHQKFSALNAVISKHIMKYHKNRFQAKPELYTVWFLDIKIVAKYLDPEEIKDLVLKLARAEYLNSWFEYQKVEPLIKTLSTDERTTFKKLVFVDKAFGATVREWPYPIPTPPAPAALKTTRLFDDAHLTYFGLYYDEENFSAMSFRAMLKKRKYTKWQCQKTLLDQLFDKYRFNNYKQTYNELKKQLRAESSPQNRQFMLLVLVSKTGGKTEDLVSLLDLLAQYKNEPVHIRAGIVRSLVKRAFVWRLPSEHWTWLLEWGHGLGLDGSAHEAECREGLHAVVIRDLLANVKPSQAVWKKFLTDFDSLKEYSFTVNERSLVSARLPALLLEDAQTDPNKPKLKQLQHLLNTLTAYRIRYDCFPGTVDTIASAVKCYWNADDELRTTTNCLLRQLYDAKVARKQLIKEFFAIYQTDRSYVNALRHDISLLEDIENLKKLIDARSLQHYRFFQKLALYFMEKGGLGERYRDLLEYRAILKPEETEAKEKACFSEERQLVAKSLALLSGINFPSLLKTFDAAPPKTSKRQLAAALRANAHLVRPAFDLKSFGWRNAGAKAVVNCVAICRQNEVEDYLTEALSWARTLRLALVLARRLNKESAVFKVYSSVRPNKALQAVLQYFRYKGDKSDLSVWEMVKSRISESNARQLHSYLELAKLVPEAIKAEYCFLVFLATKKPVPNDRFVKSETTKKKKRPDDYEIQWNAFLKVPDVLAELDERYIFDVNDALLNDYFPLEANDSYQGECTFVYIQIIAKFLILSSTEDMSQERFRKVGFPLLNQLELS